A stretch of the Rosa rugosa chromosome 5, drRosRugo1.1, whole genome shotgun sequence genome encodes the following:
- the LOC133709551 gene encoding tropinone reductase homolog At1g07440-like translates to MAQYGGGRWSLEGMTALVTGGTKGIGYAIVEELAGLGASVHTCSRNEAQLNECLNQWKKKGFHQVTGSVCDVVSKIQREELIQKVSSLFHGKLNILINNVGAQIGKPTTKYTAEDYSFIMSTNLESTYTMCQLAHPLLKTSGAGNIIFLSSVGGVVSMGEGTSVYGATKGAMNQLAKTLACEWAKDKIRINSVAPALIRTPLVEPILNEEKFMKAIISRTPLGRIGEPEEVSALVAFLCLPAASYITGQTICIDGGLTVNGFQFQA, encoded by the exons GGAGGAAGATGGTCTCTTGAAGGAATGACTGCTCTCGTCACTGGTGGAACCAAAGGGATCGG GTATGCGATTGTTGAAGAATTGGCTGGATTAGGTGCCAGTGTACATACTTGTTCACGGAATGAAGCCCAACTCAATGAATGCTTGAATCAATGGAAGAAGAAGGGTTTTCATCAAGTCACTGGTTCAGTGTGTGATGTGGTCTCAAAAATCCAAAGAGAGGAACTAATACAGAAGGTCTCATCACTGTTTCATGGGAAACTTAATATTCTT ATAAACAACGTGGGAGCTCAAATAGGAAAGCCAACAACTAAGTACACAGCTGAAGACTACTCATTTATCATGAGTACCAATCTTGAATCTACTTACACTATGTGCCAACTAGCACATCCTCTTCTAAAAACTTCAGGAGCTGGTAACATTATTTTTCTGTCTTCTGTTGGTGGTGTGGTCTCAATGGGGGAGGGTACGAGTGTATACGGTGCAACTAAAG GAGCAATGAATCAATTGGCCAAAACTTTGGCTTGTGAGTGGGCAAAAGACAAGATTAGGATTAATAGTGTTGCACCTGCGCTCATCAGAACTCCTCTTGTTGAACCT ATTTTGAATGAGGAAAAGTTTATGAAGGCTATCATCTCTCGAACCCCATTAGGACGTATAGGAGAGCCTGAAGAGGTGTCTGCCTTGGTGGCATTTCTATGCCTTCCTGCAGCCTCATACATAACAGGGCAGACTATTTGCATCGATGGAGGGCTAACTGTCAATGGCTTCCAGTTCCAAGCATAA